Sequence from the Zetaproteobacteria bacterium genome:
CCGGAGGCGGTGCATCGGGCGATGGCCGCGGCCGACCTCTTCGTCCTGCCCAGCCGCAGCGAGCCCTACGGCATCGTGCTGCTGGAGGCGATGGCCCACGGTCTGCCGGTGGTGGCCAGCCGGGTCGGTGGCATCCCCGAGGTGGTGCCGCCGGAGGGGGACTACCGGCTGGTTCCGCCCGAGGATCCCGCCGCGCTGGCCGAGGCCGTGGCCGGAATGCTCGATGCGGAAGGCGGCGCCTCCGAGCGGAACCGGCGGCACGCCATGCGCTTCGTCTGGGGGCGGCATGTCGCCCGCTTCGAGGCGATCTACCGGGCGCTGTTGGCGGGTGATTCCCGATCGCATCGCAACACCTCCGTCCGTGGACCGTTTGCTTGACGGCGATCGAGGCGCGCGCTTCGATTCCCGATCGAATCGCAAAACGTCCGCCCATGGCTGTTTGTTTGACGGGGGTCGAACGCGCTCATCGCCCCCCCTTCCACAAACCGACGTTTGCGTGCGCAAGCTCCGATTTTGCGCGGCACACCGACGCCGCGATGCCGGGATCTTGCGAAGCCGTCATTCCCGAGGCGACGGGGGCGTGGCACAAGGAGGTATCGTGCAGCACCATCTTGCCTGGCTCTTCCCCGGTCAGGGGTCGCAGACGGCGGGCATGGCCCGCGAGTTGGCCGACGATGCGCCGGAGGTGGCGCGGCTCTTCGCGCAGGCCTCCGACCTGCTCGGCTACGATCTGGCCGCGCTGATCGCCGATGATGGCGACGGGCGGCTCCACCGGACCGAGTACACTCAGCCGGCGCTGCTGGTCGCCTCCTGCGCCATGGTGCGCTGGTGGCGGCTGCACGGCGGCCCCGAGCCGGCCCATGTCGCCGGCCACAGCCTGGGAGAGTATTCGGCGCTGGTCGCCGCCGGGGCGATCGAGTTCGCCGACGCCGTGCGGCTGGTGGCGCTGCGCGGGCGGGCGATGGCCCGCTGCGGCGGGGAGGAGGGCTGCATGGCGGCGATCCTCGGGCTGGAGGATGCGCAGGTGGAGCGGCTCTGCATTCAGGCCTCCGATG
This genomic interval carries:
- a CDS encoding glycosyltransferase, giving the protein PEAVHRAMAAADLFVLPSRSEPYGIVLLEAMAHGLPVVASRVGGIPEVVPPEGDYRLVPPEDPAALAEAVAGMLDAEGGASERNRRHAMRFVWGRHVARFEAIYRALLAGDSRSHRNTSVRGPFA
- the fabD gene encoding [acyl-carrier-protein] S-malonyltransferase, translating into MSPASRRSTGRCWRVIPDRIATPPSVDRLLDGDRGARFDSRSNRKTSAHGCLFDGGRTRSSPPLPQTDVCVRKLRFCAAHRRRDAGILRSRHSRGDGGVAQGGIVQHHLAWLFPGQGSQTAGMARELADDAPEVARLFAQASDLLGYDLAALIADDGDGRLHRTEYTQPALLVASCAMVRWWRLHGGPEPAHVAGHSLGEYSALVAAGAIEFADAVRLVALRGRAMARCGGEEGCMAAILGLEDAQVERLCIQASDGNPAVWPANLNCPGQVVVAGRAAAVARVVEQARAAGARRAVVLKVSAPSHTPLMADAAAELAEALESIPLRDPDRTLWSNATAGPVADAPAVRRALVAQLTSPVRWSALVSAMAGRGVRQAVEMGPGKVLMGLVRRIDRRIEVMTGDTVGAMGANLDKAGGRQ